In Seonamhaeicola sp. S2-3, the genomic window ATAATTAAAGCACAAGGTACATTATAGGTTCCTGCAGCAAATTCTTTTGCATAACTGCCAGGAATAACCACAGAACGGGCTGGTACTTTTCCTCTTAATTCAACAGGTTTGTCGCCAGTAACATCAATAATTTTAGTACTCATAGTTAAAACTACACCAGCACCTAAAACGGCTTCTTTTTCAACATGAACACCTTCAACAACAATACATCTAGAGCCTACAAAAACATTGTCTTCAATAATTACTGGAGCTGCTTGTAAAGGCTCTAAAACACCACCAATACCAACACCACCAGATAAGTGTACATTTTTACCAATTTGAGCACAACTACCAACAGTTGCCCAAGTATCTACCATAGTACCTTCGTCAACATAAGCACCAATATTAACATAACTAGGCATTAAAATAGTACCCGGAGATATGTAAGCACCATGTCTTGCAACGGCATGTGGTACCACTCTTATACCTTTTTCTTTATAACCTGTTTTTAAAGGTATTTTATCATGAAACTCTAAAGGACCAGCTTCAATGGTTTCCATTTTTTGAATAGGGAAATAAAGAACAACACCTTTTTTAACCCATTCATTAACTTGCCAACCACCTTCAACTGGCTCAGCTACTCTTAATTCGCCTTTATCTAGTAAATCTATTACGGTTCTTATAGCAGTAGTTGTTTTTTCTTCTTTTAATAGTTCTCTATTATCCCAAGCTGCTTCAATTGTTTGCTGTAATTCTGTCATTTGTAATTTAATTTTTTGACAAATATAATAGTATCTATTAAAAAACTCCTTTAAAGGATAAGAATATAACACGAAAAATAGGGGTGTTTTTAATCGAAAATTAAGAGCTTTTTAAGGAGTGTGTAATGTGTAGAATCCTTTGAAGTAAAAAACAATATCGATAAATAGCATTTTAAGTGTATTTAATCGGTTAAAAAGCGTATTTAAACGGTTTATCGATGTTTTTAATACGGTGCTCTAATAAACGAAAATTCCATGTTCTACAACTAATTTTTTGCGCCCTACCTACAGTCTAGGTATATATTTGAGCTATCAAAACAACTCAAGTTAATGAAAACAAGATTTTACATATTATTAGTTTTAGTTTTAAGTTTTTCTTTTACAGAAGCTCAAAATACAACAGAAGTAAGTGTTGAAACTATTAAAACAGTATCTGTTTCTCAAGATAATAATGATGAGGTTGTAGTTAATGATACTTTAAACACTACAAAAGAAGGCGTATTATTAATTAGCGAAGATGAGTTAAGAGAATCAATTGCACGTACTGCTAGTGATATTAGAACGTATTTCAATAAAATGAGAAATGTTGACAATATTAAATTATTATTTCCTAAAATGAATAAAGCTAAAAAAGCTTAATATTTATAGTATATTAATAAGTAGGTTAAACTTAAAAGGCTGTCTGTAAAAAGGCAGCCTTTTTTATTTTAATAAGTTACTTTTGCAAAAAACAAATTCATGGCAAGAATTCTAGCAATTGATTATGGTACTAAAAGAACAGGTTTAGCAGTAACCGATGAGCTACAAATAATTGCATCTGGACTTACTACAGTTAACACAAAAGAGTTAATAGATTTTTTAAAAGAATATACAAGTAACGAGCAAGTTGAACTTT contains:
- a CDS encoding 2,3,4,5-tetrahydropyridine-2,6-dicarboxylate N-succinyltransferase gives rise to the protein MTELQQTIEAAWDNRELLKEEKTTTAIRTVIDLLDKGELRVAEPVEGGWQVNEWVKKGVVLYFPIQKMETIEAGPLEFHDKIPLKTGYKEKGIRVVPHAVARHGAYISPGTILMPSYVNIGAYVDEGTMVDTWATVGSCAQIGKNVHLSGGVGIGGVLEPLQAAPVIIEDNVFVGSRCIVVEGVHVEKEAVLGAGVVLTMSTKIIDVTGDKPVELRGKVPARSVVIPGSYAKEFAAGTYNVPCALIIGKRKESTNKKTSLNDALREHDVAV